In Sulfuriferula plumbiphila, the genomic window GCCAGATACACCGCCAGCCAGCCTTTGGCCATGTCGCCGACGAGGGTCAGCAGCGCCGCTGATTTGCGCCCGGTGCGCAGCATGTTGGTCGCACCCGGATTGCCCGAGCCATGCTTGCGCGGGTCAGGCAGGCCGAATAGGCGGCTGACGATAACCGCGAAGGACAGCGAGCCGATCAGGTAAGCCGATACGATGAAAAATGAAATGAACATCAGGGATTCCGCTTAAGATATAGGATTTTCGCGCTTTGACAACTACGCATGGATATTCTGTTTCTCAAGGATTTCAGAGTCGAGCTCATTATCGGTATTTACGAGTGGGAACGCAAAGTACCCCAGCCGGTATTGCTCGACCTGGAAATCGGCCTGCCCAATAGTCGTGCCGGTGAAACCGACAATGTGGCAGATACCATTGACTATGGCCAGGTTGCCGCGCGTATCAGGGCGGCCTGTGCCGCACTGCGCCCAGCCCTGGTAGAGGCGCTGGCAGAGCATGTTGCACAATTGATACGCAATGAATTTGGCGCGCCCTGGGTCAGGGTCACCGTGACCAAGCTCGCCATCGTGCGCGGCGTCAAGGCGCTGGGCATCACCATCGAGCGCGGTCAGCGCGGATGCGTAATGAGTCATATGCAGCCAGCGCGCTGAATTAGCCGCGCGGATGATGCCTGGCGTGCAGCTGTTTCAGGCGCTCGCGTGCGACGTGCGTGTAAATTTGCGTGGTCGAAATATCCGCATGGCCGAGGAGCATCTGTACCACGCGCAAATCCGCGCCGTGGTTGAGCAGATGCGTGGCGAAGGCATGACGCAAAACGTGGGGCGAGGGCAGGCGCGCCAGCCCGGCCTGCTGCGCGCGGCGCTTGATGAGATACCAGAATGCCTGGCGCGTCATGGCCGTGCCGCGCCGGGTGACAAACAGCGCATCGCTGATCGTGCCTGCCAGTATCTGCGGGCGTGCGCCAGTCAGATAGCGCGCCAGCCAGAGCAGTGCCTCTTCACCCAGCGGTACCATGCGCTCCTTGCCGCCTTTGCCCATCACGCTTAGCACGCCCATGTCCAGACTCACATTTGCCACTCTCAGTGTCACCAGTTCGGAGACGCGCAGGCCGCTGGCGTAGAGGATTTCCAGCATGGCCTTGTCGCGTAGCCCGAGTGGCTGTGATGTGTCGGGTGCGTTCAACAGCATATCCACGTCGGCCTCCGACAAGCTCTTGGGTAATGAGCGCGGCAGCTTGGGGGTATCGATTTTCAGTGTCGGGTCCAGCACGATACGGCCATCGCGCAGCGCCAGCCGATAGAAGCGTTTCAGTGCGGAGAGCAGGCGCGCAGTGCTGCGCGGGCTGGTTTTACGCGAAAAACGGTATTGCAGATAGGCCTCGATATCCGCCTGGCCAGCGTCCAGCAACAGCGTGCTGCGCAGTGCCTCCAGCCAGGCCGAGAACTGCGTCAGGTCGCGCCGGTAGCTTTGCAGCGTGTTGGGGGAGAGTCCATCCTCCAGCCACAGCAGGTCGCAAAAGCTGTCAAGCGCCTGCTGCGATACCGGATTCATGGTTGAGTAGCCAGTCCTTGTAAGCCAGCGGCGCCCCGCTTGCGGCGTGCATGAAGCCGCCGCGCCCGTTTGCTGCCACCACCCGGTGGCAGGGGATAATGATGGGCAGCGGATTGGCGCCACAGGCCTGACCCACCGCGCGCGGACTCGAATCCAGCCAACGCGCGAGCTGCCCGTAAGTGGTGGTATGGCCGGGCGGGATCGCAGTCAGCGCGCGCCATACCCTGACTTGATGCGCTGTGCCAAGGATTGCCAGCGGCAGGTCAAAGCTGCTGCCGGGGTTATCAAAATAGTGATTCAAGGCAGCGGCGACGCGGCGTGACAGCGGTGAGTCGGGGGCTTGCAAAGGGTAATCCGCAGGCAAAAAATCGATGCCGTGAAGTTTTTCATTGGCCACACTCATGCCGACACAGCCGAATGGCGTGGGCAGCACGGCCTGATAAGGTGATTGAATCGTGCGGCTTTTCATTGCTGGATTCTAGCGCCAAATCGCACATTGCCAACAAAAAATGGCAAGTCGCAAGACTTGCCATTTTTTTGCAACAGCACAGCGTTGATCAGGCTGCCGCTTGTGCCTTGCGCTTGCTGGTCGGCAGCTTTTCCTTGATGCGCGCGGATTTTCCGGAACGCTCACGCAGGTAGTACAGTTTGGCGCGGCGCACATCGCCACGGCGCTTGACTTCAATCGCGGCGACCAGCGGCGAGTAGGTCTGGAAAGTGCGCTCCACGCCTTCGCCGGCGGAAATTTTGCGCACGATGAAAGAAGAATTGAGGCCGCGGTTGCGTTTGGCAATGACGATGCCCTCGTAAGCCTGCAGACGCTCGCGCGTGCCTTCCTTCACCTTGACCTGCACTACGACAGTGTCGCCGGGTGCGAAATCGGGGATGGTCTTGCCCAGACGGGCGATTTCTTCTTGTTCCAGTTGCTGGATCAGGTTCATTGCGTTTCTCCTAGTCAAAAAAGTTTGAGCCTTGGGCTCAGCCGGGTGGAGCAGGCCGCCGCCTGACACGCGGGTTTTTTATTGCGTACTGTTGCCAGCCGCTTGCGCTTCCTGCCTGAATTCTTCAAGCAGGGAAATCTCGGTTGGGTTCATGCCCCGTTGTTCCAGCAGATCCGGACGTTGCTGCCAGGTCGCGCCGAGCGCCTGTTTCAAGCGCCAGCGCGTAATGCTGGCGTGATTGCCGCCCATCAACACTGCCGGTACCGGCATGCCCCGATAAATCTCGGGGCGGGTGTAGTGCGGACAATCCAGCAGGCCGTTGACAAACGAATCCTGCACCGCTGATTCCGCATCGCCCAGCACACCGGGCAGTTGCCGCACCACGCTATCGATCACCACCATCGCCGCCAGTTCGCCGCCGGACAGCACATAATCGCCGATGGAAACCGACTCGTGCACACGGCTATCCAGCAGCCGCTGGTCTACGCCCTCGTAGCGTCCGGCCAATAAAATCAGGCCGGGACGTGCCGCCAGTTCCATTACCCGTGCGTGATCCAGCGTGCGTCCCTGCGGCGACAGATAAATCACCCGGGGGATTGCCACCCCGGCTGCACGCTGGCGTGCTTCGGCGGCGTCGAGTGCCGCATCCAGCGGCGCTGCCAGCATCACCATGCCGGGGCCGCCGCCGTAGGGGCGGTCGTCCACGGTACGGTAGTTGTTCTCGGTGAAATCACGCGGATTCCACAGATGCAAACTGGCCTGGCCGCGCTCGAAAGCGCGACTGCTGATGCCGTACCCGCTCAGCACAGCAAACATCGGCGGGAACAGCGTCACCACGTCGATCTGCAGTGCCATCAGTAGTCGGTTTCCCAGTCCACTTGCAGCGTCCCGGCCGCGAGGTCGACCGTTTTCACAATCTGGCCGACAAACGGAATCAGCCGTTCGCGCTCGCCGCTGACCACCAGCACGTCATGCGCGCCGGACTCCAGCAATTCCGTGACCTTGCCGAATGCGACGCCCTGGGCATTGGTGACATCCAGACCAATCAAATCCGACCAGTAGTATTCATTTTCCGGTGCCGGTGGCAGCGTTTCGCGGGGTACGGCGATTTCGCTGCCCTTCAGTGCCAGCGCGGCATCACGGTCAGCGATGCCTTCCAGTTCAGCGACCAGTGTTTTGGTGTGCAGGTGCGCGTTTAAAATACGGACTGCGCGCCAGTTGCCAGCACGGCCGATCTGCCATTCGGGATAATCTGCGAGTGTGTCTACCGACTCGCTGAAGGTCTGGATCTTGACCCAGCCCTTGATGCCATAGGGCGCAGCGATGCGCCCCATTACCACCAGATTATCCAGCGACTTTGGCGCTTTCACGTTTGACCAGCTTGGCAACGGCGTCAGACACTTGTGCGCCCTGGGACTGCCAATGGGTCACACGATCCAGGCTCAGACGCAGACCTTCGGTGCCTTCTTTGGCAACCGGATTGTAGAAGCCGACGCGCTCGATAAAGCGGCCATCACGGCGATTGCGCGAATCGGCCACCACCACGTTATAAAAGGGGCGATTTTTGGCGCCGCCACGGGCAAGACGAATAATAACCATCGTGAGTGCCTAACCAGTTGAAATTAAAAAAGAGCGTGATTATACGAGGAAAATTGCCGCGCTGACAAGTTGCGTCTGCAAGCGCTACATTCCCGGCAGCATGCCTTTCATGCCGCGCATCATTTTGGCGAGCCCGCCTTTGGACATCATTTTCATCATTTTTTGTGCTTGCTCGAACTGCTTGAGCAGGCGGTTGACTTCCTGCACCTGGACTCCCGCACCGGCAGCGATGCGGCGTTTGCGCGCGGCTTTGAGCAGCTCGGGCTTGCGGCGCTCGGCCGGGGTCATGGAATTGATGATGCCCTCGACGCGATTCATGGCTTTTTCGTCGGCGCCTGCCGGCAGGGCCGCGCCCGCTGCGCCCGGCAGTTTGTCCATCATGGCCGAGAGACCGCCCATTTTGCGCATCTGGGTGATCTGTGCCTTGAAGTCTTCGAGATCGAAATTCTTGCCGGATTTGACCTTGTCGGCGAGTTTCTTGGCTTCGGCGTGATCCACGCCGCGCTGGGCTTCCTCGATCAGCGACAGCACGTCGCCCATGCCCAGCACGCGCGAGGCCATGCGCTCGGGGTGGAACGCTTCCAGCCCGGTGAGTTTTTCACCGACACCGACAAACTTGATCGGCTTGCCGGTGATGTGGCGCACCGACAGCGCTGCGCCACCGCGTGAGTCACCGTCCAGCTTGGTTAGGATGACGCCGGTGAGCGGCAGCGTGTCGTTGAAGGCGCGCGCGGTGTTGACGGCGTCCTGACCCTGCATGGCATCTACCACGAACAGGGTTTCGATGGGCTTGACGGCGCCATGCAGCGCGCGGATTTCGTCCATCATGGCCTGGTCGATGCCGAGTCGTCCGGCGGTGTCGACGATAAGCACGTCGTGAAAATGTTTTCTGGCGTAATCGTGCGCGGCCAACGCGATGTCCACCGGCTTTTGTGCGCTGCTGGAAGGAAAGCAATCCACACCGAGTTGCCCGGCCAGGGTTTTAAGCTGCTCGATGGCGGCGGGGCGATAGACGTCACAGCTCACCAGCAGGACTTTTTTCTTCATCTGCTCCTTGAGCAGCCTGGCCAGCTTGCCGCTGCTGGTGGTCTTGCCCGAGCCTTGCAGCCCCGCCATCAGGATCACGGCGGGCGGCGTGGTGGCCAGGTTCAGCGCGGCGTTATGCTCGCCCATGAGGCGGGTGAGCTCGTCGTGTACCACGCCAATCAGGGCCTGGCCGGGAGTCAGGCTTTGCAGCACTTCCACGCCCAGCGCCTTGTCCCTGACCTGGGCGATGAAGTCCTTGACTACAGGCAGGGCGACGTCGGCTTCCAGCAGCGCCATACGCACTTCGCGCAGCGCATCCTGGATGTTGGTTTCGGTGAGCCGGGCCTGGCCACGCAGGTTTTTGATGACGGAAGATAGACGGGAAGTCAGATTATCAAGCATGGGGTGTGTTCCGGTGGCGGCCAAAGCGGCGCTGTTGGTGTAGACTAATGCTGTTTTTTTCTATTCTAACCCAGATGAACCTTGCCTTGTTCTATCCACTGGTCAGCTTGTTATACGCCTTGGTAGGCTGGCATTTCTGGCGTACCCGCTGGCGCAGCGTGCAGCCCGGCGCGGCATGGGAAAAAATGCTGCCCCTGCCCGCGCTGGCACTGCATTTGCTGCTATTGGTCGACACCGTGGCAAATCCGGCCGGGCTCAATCTGGGAGTGGGCAATGCGCTGTCTGCCATCATCTGGCTGGCAGGACTGATTTACTGGCTGGGCAGTTTCCGCTATCGGCTCGAGGTTTTGCAGGCACCGCTGGCGCTGCTGGCAGCAGTGGCAGTGCTTACCCCGCTGGCGTTGCCCGCGACGCATGTGTTGGGCAATACCGAACTGCTGGCGTTCCGGGTGCATTTGATCATTGCCTTGCTGGCTTACAGTCTGTTCACCATCGCCGCGCTTCATGCCGCGTTGATGGCAGTCGTGGAAAAGCGTCTGCACAACGTCAACCAGCCGGGGGTGGTCGCCAATCTGCCGCCTTTGCTAACGCTGGAGAGCCTGCTGTTTCGCATCATCGGCGTGGGTTTTGTGTTGTTGACCTTGACTCTGGTGAGCGGGATGCTGTTTTCGGAAGAGCTGTTTCACGAGCCGCTGCAGTTCAACCACAAAACCATATTTGCCATTCTGTCGTGGCTGGTATTTGCCGCGCTGTTGAGCGGCCGCCGCCTGTGGGGCTGGCGCGGGCGCATCGCCATCCGCTGGACGCTGGCAGGTTTTGTGATGCTGGTGCTGGCTTATATTGGCAGCAAGTTTGTGCTGGAAATCCTGTTGCACCGTTAATTTTCCATGACTTGACAGCCGCCGTCCAGCATCTAAACTTTGCCTATCCCTTTTTTGATTCACACCCCGCTTGAACGACATACCGATTAGTGCGCTCCTGGCAGCGCTGGTAGTCCTGCTGCTTATCTCAGCATTTTTTTCCACCTCCGAGACCAGCATGATGGCGATCAACCGCTATCGGCTGCGTCACCTGGTCCGGCATGGCCACCGTGGTGCAATGCGCACAGCCCGCTTGCTGGCCAATACCGACAAGCTGCTGGGGGTGATTTTGCTCGGCAATAACCTGATCAATGCGGCGGCCGCCACGCTGGTCACGGTGATTACCATCCGTGTATTCGGTCAGGGTGAACTGGCGCTGGGTATGGCGACACTGGCGGTGACCTTCGTCATCCTGGTGTTCAGCGAAGTGACACCCAAGGTGATTGGCGCAACCTATCCGGAAAAAATAGCCTTTGCCGCCAGCTTTGTGCTGACGCCGCTGCTCAAGTTGGCCTATCCGGTGGTGTGGTTTATAAACCTGTTTGTGCAGGGCTTGTTGCGCTTGCTGCGACTGCGGCCATCCGGGGAAAATCAGGACAGTGTTCTGGGTATCGAAGAACTGCGTACCCTGGTGCTGGAATCGGGGAAACTGCTGCCTTCGGCCCATCGCGGCATATTGCTTAATCTGCTGGATCTGGAAGAAATCAGCGTGGACGATTTGATGACTCCGCGCAGCCAGATGGAGGCGATCGACATCGAGGCCGAAGCAGACACTTTGTTGCGCCAGTTGTCCACCAGCCACCATACCCGGTTGCCGCTGTATCGCGGACATCTGGACGATATTGTCGGCATGTTGCACGTGCGCGATGCAGCGTATCACATGCGTAGTGGCGAGCTCGATGCCGAGGCACTGATGCAGAGCCGCCAGGAGGCGTATTTCATTCCGTCAGGTACGCCACTGTTTACCCAATTGCGCCATTTTCAGGAAAACCAGCGCCGCGTCGGGCTGGTGGTGGACGAATACGGTGAACTGATGGGGCTGGTTACACTGGAAGATATTCTCGAAGAAATCGTCGGCGAATTCACCACCCAGGCGCCCGCGCAACTGTCGGGCTTTATCATTCAGCCGGACGGCAGCTGGCTGGTGGAAGGTGCCAGTCAGGTACGTAGTATCAACCGCAAGCTGGGGCTGCACCTGCCGCTGGAGGGCCCGAAAACCCTCAACGGTCTGGTGCTGGAACACCTGGAAGATATCCCCGAGCCGGGTACCACCCTGAAGATTGCGGGTTACGCAGTCGAAATTGTTCAGGTACAGGAACGCGCGGTCAAAGTGGCGCGCATCTTCCCGATTGCGGGCAACGTCGATACGGCAAATGGCTAGTCGGTATTCTTTACAAATCAGGGTCGGCAGCGCACTATTTGGCAAACTGCATTAACTGACCTTGTCATTTTCTCGAGATATTAAAGTATGGCTGCTACCATTGCTAATGCCGGCCTGACCGGTTTGGCGCGCGCGCTGGTTCACGAAAAATGGCTCTCCGAGCCGGAGGCGGAGGCATTGGCCAAGCAGGCTGCGAGCATGGGCGAGGGGTTCGTCACCCAACTGATCAACGTCAAAAAAATCAAGCCAGTGCAAATTGCCGAATTCGCTGCTGCGCAATTTGGTTTCCCGTATTTTGATCTGATGGCACTTGACCTTGAGGTCTTGCCGAAAAGCCTGCTTGATCCCAAGCTGGTGCAAAAACGTCGTGTGCTTGCCCTCTATCAGCGCGGCAACCGGCTGTCGGTTGCAGTATCTGATCCTACCAATCTGCTGGCCATTGACGAGGTCAAGTTCCAGACCAACCTCGGCGTGGATATTGTGGTGGTGGAGGATGACAAGCTCGGCAAGCTGATCGAGCAGTTCAGCGAGGGTAGTGCCAGCGTACTGGACAGCCTCGATAGTGAAGATATCGATCTGGAGTTTGCCGACGACGATGCGCTGGCCAAAGTGGACGAAGCGGCCAGTACGGATATTGACGATGCGCCCATCGTCCGTTACCTGCAAAAAATCCTGCTGGATGCGATCAACACCGGCGTATCCGATATTCACTTTGAGCCATTCGAAAAATTTTATCGCATCCGTTATCGCCTGGACGGACAGCTTTATGAAGTAGCCCAGCCACCGATAGCTATCAAGGAGAAAATCTCTTCGCGCATCAAGGTGATCTCCAAACTCGATATTGCCGAAAAACGTGTGCCGCAGGACGGGCGCATGAAGCTGGTGCTGTCCAAGAACCGCGCCATCGATTTCCGGGTGAGTTCGCTGCCCACGCTGTATGGCGAAAAAATCGTGATGCGAATTCTCGACCCGGCCAGTGCACAGCTCGGTATCGATGCGCTGGGCTACGACCCGGATCAAAGAGAGTTGTTGCTCAATGCCGTGCAGCGCCCCTATGGCATGGTACTGGTAACCGGCCCCACCGGTAGTGGTAAAACCGTGTCGCTCTACACCTGCCTGAATATCCTCAACAAGCCGGGGGTCAACATCTCCACGGCTGAAGATCCGGCGGAAATCAACCTGCCCGGCATCAATCAAGTCAACGTCAACGACAAGGCCGGACTGACCTTCGCTGCCGCGCTGCGTGCCTTCCTGCGCCAGGATCCGGACATCATCATGGTGGGCGAGATTCGCGACCTGGAGACCGCGGATATTTCCATCAAGGCCGCGCAAACCGGGCATATGGTGCTCTCCACCCTGCACACCAACGATGCGCCTTCCACGCTCACGCGCCTGATGAATATGGGCGTAGCGCCGTTCAATATTGCCTCCAGTGTGATCATGATTACCGCTCAGCGTCTGGCGCGGCGACTGTGCAGCTGCAAGCAGCCGGCTATCATTCCCAGGGAAGCGCTGCTGCGCGCCGGCTTCAGGGAGGAAGACCTGGACGGTAGTTGGCAGCCATATCGTGCGGTGGGCTGCGAGCTATGCAAAAATACCGGCTACAAGGGGCGGGTAGGCATCTACCAGGTAATGCCGATTACTGAAGAGATGACCCGCATCATCATGAAAAACGGCAACGCCATCGATATTGCAGACCAGGCGCGGCGTGAGGGTGTGCGCGATTTGCGTCAGGCCGGATTGCTCAAGGTCAAAGCCGGAATGACTTCGCTGGAAGAAGTTGAAGCCGTAACCAATGAATAGATAAATAAAGTTAGGGCGTAACGGGTCGTTAAAGGCTTAACCCGGATAATTCCATAATAAATTGGCGCGTCTTTGCCTGATATGAAAACCTTGTTCAGCCGGCGCATGAATCACCGCCCATGTCTGCACAGGATTCCGTATTGAATATTTTATTGCGTGCCCATTCTAAGTTTTAATCAGTCACGCGAATTTATGACATTTCCAGATATGAATCTGAATTTATCCCTAGCTGGTACGCGGAGCCCGATATGGCAGTAGCAAGAACAACAGCAACGCTCAAAAAAGACATTCCGTTCGTGTGGGAGGGGGTGGACAAAAAAGGCAAAAAAGTCAAAGGTGAGATGAACGCCGGCGGCGAGGCTGTGGTCAATGCAACCCTGCGCCGCCAGGGTATTACCGTCACCAAGGTAAAAAAACAGAGCAGTTTCGGGCGCAGCAAGAAAATCACTGAAAAAGATGTGGCGCTGTTCACACGCCAGCTTGCCACGATGATGAAATCGGGCGTGCCGCTGCTGCAATCGTTTGATATTGTGTCGCGCGGGCATGCCAATCCTGCCGTGCAAAAGCTCCTGATTGACATCAAAAGCAATATTGAAACCGGCAGCAGCATGAGCCAGGCATTTGCCAAACATCCCTTGTATTTTGACCAGCTCTACATCAATCTGGTGAACGCGGGTGAACAGGCCGGCATTCTGGACAGCGTGCTCGACCGGTTGGCTACTTACAAGGAAAAAATCCTCGCCATCAAAGGCAAGATCAAGTCTGCGTTGTTTTATCCGTCGGCTGTGCTGGTGGTGGCATTCATCATCACCGCAGTCATCATGCTGTTCGTGATTCCCGCGTTTAAAGAGCTGTTCAGCAGTTTTGGTGCCGACCTGCCGGCACCCACTCTGGTCATGATGAAAATATCCGATATTTTCGTGGCCTACTGGTGGTTGATATTTGGTGTGATAGGCGGCGGGTTCTGGTTCTTCTTCTATACCTGGAAGCGTTCCAGAAAAATGCAGGCAGTGATGGATCGAGCCATGCTCAAACTACCCATTTTCGGTCCGTTGATTGAGAAAGCAGCCATCGCGCGCTGGACGCGCACCCTGTCCACCATGTTCGCAGCGGGTGTGCCGCTGGTGGACGCATTGACTTCGGTTGCAGGCGCAGCGGGCAATCATGTGTTTTATGAAGCGACGCAAAAGATTCGGGCCGAAGTGAGCACCGGTACCAGCCTGACCGTGGCCATGCAGAACAGCGGCATTTTCCCCAACATGGTGCAGCAGATGGTGTCTATTGGCGAAGAATCCGGCGCGCTCGATTCGATGCTGGGCAAGGTGGCAGATTTCTTCGAACGTGAGGTGGACGATGCGGTGGACTCCCTCTCCAGCCTGATGGAGCCGATCATCATGGTGGTATTGGGCACGCTGATTGGCGGCATGGTAATTGCCATGTATTTGCCTATTTTCAAAATGGGCAGCGTGGTCGGTTAACTCCGGGCTTCGCCATTCCAGGAGCCGATAATCATGTCCTTGTCCTTCACCGCGCTGCTGGGCGCTGCTGACCCGCAGCTGTTTGCCATGCTGTGTGGCGTACTCGGTCTGCTGGTCGGCAGCTTTCTGAATGTCGTCATCCACCGCCTGCCAAAAATCATGGAGCGGGACTGGGGTGTCCAGTGTGCTGCGCTGAGGGGAGAAGATGCGCCGTCGGCCGCCGCATACAATCTGATGGTACCGCGTTCTGCCTGCCCGAGTTGCGGCCACCTGATTGGCGCGCTGGAAAACATCCCGGTGCTGAGTTATGTCTGGCTGCGTGGCAAGTGCGCTGGCTGCAGCGCGCATATCAGCCTGCGTTACCCGCTGGTGGAATTGCTTACCGGGCTGCTGTCCGCGTTTGCCGCCTGGCATTTCGGTTTTGGCTGGGCGGCAGCGGGTGCTTTGCTGCTGGTATGGGCACTGGTCGCGCTGACCTTTATTGATTTCGATACTCAGCTCCTGCCGGACGATATCACGCTGCCGCTGTTGTGGCTGGGGCTGCTGTTCAATCTCGGTAGTGTATTCGTGCCGCTGGACCAGGCGGTAGTCGGGGCAATGATGGGCTATATGGTGCTATGGAGTATTTACTGGCTATTCAAGCTGGTCACCGGCAAAGAGGGCATGGGCTATGGCGATTTCAAATTGCTCGCCGCCATCGGTGCCTGGCTGGGCTGGAAAATGCTGCCTCTGGTTATCCTGTTGTCATCCTTTATCGGAGCCCTTGTCGGCATTGTGCTGATCGTTCTGGCGCAGCGTGGGCGTTCGGTGCCGATTCCGTTCGGCCCTTATCTGGCGGGCGGCGGACTGGTTGCCCTGTTTTGGGGGCAGCCCATCCTGCAGGCCTACCTGGCCGGGTTTTAAGCATGGGTTTGTGCGTGGGATTGACCGGCGGCATTGGGTCCGGCAAAACCAGTGTGAGTCGGTTATTTGCTGAACTTGGCGCCGGCGTGGTGGATACCGATGAGATTTCGCATGAACTGACTGCCCCGGATGGTGCGGCGATGGCGGCAATCAGACTTGCATTCGGCGATCAGTTTGTCACTGCCGACGGCGCCCTCAATCGGGCTGCGATGCGTGCGCTGATATTCGCCGACAGCACTGCCAAAGCACAGCTTGAAGCTATTCTCCACCCCATGATTCAGGCTCGTGCGTTGATGGCCATAGCGCAATCAAGCGCGCCGTATACAGTGCTGGTGGTGCCGCTGCTGCTGGAAACAGGCAACTACCAGGGGAGGGCCAAGCGGGTACTGGTGGTGGACTGCGACGAGCGATTGCAAATCGCACGCACCATGCAGCGCGCCGCACTGACCGAGGAGCAGGTGCGTGCCATCATGGCCAGCCAGCTGCCGCGCAAGGTGCGACTGGCAGGAGCGGACGACATTATTGTCAATAATGGTGGCCTGGATGATTTGTGCCAGCAGGTCCAGACACTGCATCAAGCCTATCTTGCACTTGCGAAAAGCTGAGCGAGCGTTCTCATCCTTCGCCTGAATAATGTTTGCCAACTCAATCTTTATCAGTCAGAATCGGCCCAGTCAAACACTTCAATGACACGGGTTGGCGTGTACTGATCCCCTCGTTCATAGCTAAGAGGCGTGCAGGTTGTGAGTCTTTCCATCCTTCCTTTTGATTTTTTCCGGATGCAGCGGTGATCTGTTACGAATATCCCCTGAGCGAGCGTGTGCGTACCCTGCTGCGGCTGGAGGATATGTTTGACAAGGTGCGCTATTTCGCCGCCCAGGAAGACAGTCAGCAACACCACGCGGCACTGCTGGCGCTGTTTGAAATTCTCGAAGTGGCCAGTCGCGCCGATCTCAAATCCGATCTGCTCCAGGAGCTTGAACGCCAGCGCCAGGGGCTGGAGCTATTGCGCAGCAATCCTGCAATTTCCGAGCAGCGGCTAAACCAGGTACTGGCCGAGATCGCCCGCTGCATGGCTAATATCCACGGCATTCCCGGCAAGCTTGGCCAGCACCTGCGCGACAACGAATGGCTGATGGCGATCAAACAGCGCACCAATATTCCCGGTGGTGCCTGCGAGTTTGACCTGCCAGCGTATCACTACTGGCTGCACCTGCCCGTGGTACGCCGTCAGGATGAGATCGGTGAATGGCTCACCCCGATGTTGCCGATTTATGATGGTTTGAGCGTGGTGCTCAAACTGCTGCGCGAGAGTGGCAAGCCTACCCATCATATTGCTTTCGCCGGTGCCTATCAGCAAATGC contains:
- a CDS encoding dihydroneopterin aldolase; translation: MDILFLKDFRVELIIGIYEWERKVPQPVLLDLEIGLPNSRAGETDNVADTIDYGQVAARIRAACAALRPALVEALAEHVAQLIRNEFGAPWVRVTVTKLAIVRGVKALGITIERGQRGCVMSHMQPAR
- the xerD gene encoding site-specific tyrosine recombinase XerD, whose product is MNPVSQQALDSFCDLLWLEDGLSPNTLQSYRRDLTQFSAWLEALRSTLLLDAGQADIEAYLQYRFSRKTSPRSTARLLSALKRFYRLALRDGRIVLDPTLKIDTPKLPRSLPKSLSEADVDMLLNAPDTSQPLGLRDKAMLEILYASGLRVSELVTLRVANVSLDMGVLSVMGKGGKERMVPLGEEALLWLARYLTGARPQILAGTISDALFVTRRGTAMTRQAFWYLIKRRAQQAGLARLPSPHVLRHAFATHLLNHGADLRVVQMLLGHADISTTQIYTHVARERLKQLHARHHPRG
- a CDS encoding methylated-DNA--[protein]-cysteine S-methyltransferase codes for the protein MKSRTIQSPYQAVLPTPFGCVGMSVANEKLHGIDFLPADYPLQAPDSPLSRRVAAALNHYFDNPGSSFDLPLAILGTAHQVRVWRALTAIPPGHTTTYGQLARWLDSSPRAVGQACGANPLPIIIPCHRVVAANGRGGFMHAASGAPLAYKDWLLNHESGIAAGA
- the rplS gene encoding 50S ribosomal protein L19, with amino-acid sequence MNLIQQLEQEEIARLGKTIPDFAPGDTVVVQVKVKEGTRERLQAYEGIVIAKRNRGLNSSFIVRKISAGEGVERTFQTYSPLVAAIEVKRRGDVRRAKLYYLRERSGKSARIKEKLPTSKRKAQAAA
- the trmD gene encoding tRNA (guanosine(37)-N1)-methyltransferase TrmD, whose product is MALQIDVVTLFPPMFAVLSGYGISSRAFERGQASLHLWNPRDFTENNYRTVDDRPYGGGPGMVMLAAPLDAALDAAEARQRAAGVAIPRVIYLSPQGRTLDHARVMELAARPGLILLAGRYEGVDQRLLDSRVHESVSIGDYVLSGGELAAMVVIDSVVRQLPGVLGDAESAVQDSFVNGLLDCPHYTRPEIYRGMPVPAVLMGGNHASITRWRLKQALGATWQQRPDLLEQRGMNPTEISLLEEFRQEAQAAGNSTQ
- the rimM gene encoding ribosome maturation factor RimM (Essential for efficient processing of 16S rRNA), whose product is MKAPKSLDNLVVMGRIAAPYGIKGWVKIQTFSESVDTLADYPEWQIGRAGNWRAVRILNAHLHTKTLVAELEGIADRDAALALKGSEIAVPRETLPPAPENEYYWSDLIGLDVTNAQGVAFGKVTELLESGAHDVLVVSGERERLIPFVGQIVKTVDLAAGTLQVDWETDY
- the rpsP gene encoding 30S ribosomal protein S16 — translated: MVIIRLARGGAKNRPFYNVVVADSRNRRDGRFIERVGFYNPVAKEGTEGLRLSLDRVTHWQSQGAQVSDAVAKLVKRESAKVAG
- the ffh gene encoding signal recognition particle protein, which encodes MLDNLTSRLSSVIKNLRGQARLTETNIQDALREVRMALLEADVALPVVKDFIAQVRDKALGVEVLQSLTPGQALIGVVHDELTRLMGEHNAALNLATTPPAVILMAGLQGSGKTTSSGKLARLLKEQMKKKVLLVSCDVYRPAAIEQLKTLAGQLGVDCFPSSSAQKPVDIALAAHDYARKHFHDVLIVDTAGRLGIDQAMMDEIRALHGAVKPIETLFVVDAMQGQDAVNTARAFNDTLPLTGVILTKLDGDSRGGAALSVRHITGKPIKFVGVGEKLTGLEAFHPERMASRVLGMGDVLSLIEEAQRGVDHAEAKKLADKVKSGKNFDLEDFKAQITQMRKMGGLSAMMDKLPGAAGAALPAGADEKAMNRVEGIINSMTPAERRKPELLKAARKRRIAAGAGVQVQEVNRLLKQFEQAQKMMKMMSKGGLAKMMRGMKGMLPGM
- a CDS encoding cytochrome C assembly family protein — encoded protein: MLFFSILTQMNLALFYPLVSLLYALVGWHFWRTRWRSVQPGAAWEKMLPLPALALHLLLLVDTVANPAGLNLGVGNALSAIIWLAGLIYWLGSFRYRLEVLQAPLALLAAVAVLTPLALPATHVLGNTELLAFRVHLIIALLAYSLFTIAALHAALMAVVEKRLHNVNQPGVVANLPPLLTLESLLFRIIGVGFVLLTLTLVSGMLFSEELFHEPLQFNHKTIFAILSWLVFAALLSGRRLWGWRGRIAIRWTLAGFVMLVLAYIGSKFVLEILLHR